The Bacteroidota bacterium sequence AGCTTGACGTAAGAGACGAAATAGCCGGAGGAAATGATCCTTTCGTAATAATTATGGATGCATTGAAAAAAATGCCTGAGGATAACACACTTAAGCTTATCAATATTTTTGAACCAATACCATTAATAAATAAGCTCAACAAAAAGGGTTACAGCACTTTTGTAGATACAAGTGTAGAAGGAATGGTAGTTACATATTTTCATAAAGAACAAGATATGGAGATAGAAGAAGAAACCCGCTTTGCCAGTAAAGACACATTCGAAAAAGTTAAAGGTTTTTACGGAGATAAAATAGTAGAGATTGATGTTAGGGACCTGGAAATGCCGGAACCTATGGTTCAGACTCTTGCAAATGCTGAAAATTTAAAAGAGGGTTACGCGCTTTACGTAAACCATAAAAAAGTACCTCAATATTTAATTCCTGAGCTGGAAGAAAGGGGAATGAAGTTCCTGATTTACGAAATTGAAGAAGGAAATGTAAAACTTTTAATTTTCAGATAATGGTTGGAGTAGCCAGTAAAAATGCACCACCACCAAATGTAGTGGTACCACATTTTGTTTTCGGAGCTGTTTCTTTTTTAGTTTTAACAATCTTACTATTTTTTAATGTAGAAGGAATTGCGGGGCACTATTTTAATCCAAAATTGTTGGCTCTTGTACATCTTACGGCATTGGGGTGGATTTCAATGGTAATTTTTGGTGCCTTATATCAATTAGTGCCCGTAGTATTAGATGTTAAACTCCACAATGAGAAACTTGCAAGAGTAAACTTCTTTATTTATGCACTTTCTATAATAGTATTCGTATTTGCTTTTTGGGATTTATATGCCAGATCAATACTTTTCCAAGCTGGAGGAAGTCTGATGTTTGTATCGATATTAATTTTCTCATACAACATAATGATGAGTGCATTTAATGCAAAAAGAAAGCTGATAGCGGCAAAATTTATTATTGCATCAATATTTTGGTTTTTTACTACGGCAGTTTTTGGTTTGATACTGGTTTTTCAATTAACAAATCCTTTTTTAGATATAAATCATTTACAATTCCTTAAAGCTCATGCTCATTTTGGTTTAGTTGGATGGTTTTTATTATTGATAATAGGAGTGTCGAGCAGATTAGTGCCAATGTTTTTGGTAACACATAATCTCAATGAGAAGAAATTGTCGTTTGCCTTATACATTATAAATATTGGATTAATTGCGCTTGCTACAACTTTCTTTATGGAGCTTGCTGTCATTTATATTATAGCTTCTGCTATATTGATAATTATAGGTATAGGTAGCTATGTAAGTTTCTTAATCGATGCTTATAAGAACCGAATAAAAAAGGTTTTGGATATAGGTATGCAGCATACAGCATTATCCATTTTAACATTAATTTTTCCTGTAATATTTGCAATGATAGCTCCTTTTACTTTCGAAGGTCAATTTGAATTATCTCAGCAAAGTGTACTTGTTTATGGATTGAGTATTTTACTCGGATTCATTACTTCACTGTTACTAGGGCAAACATATAAAACTTTGCCGTTTATTGTATGGCTTTTCGAGTATAGAGGAAAAATGGGTAAAGGAGAAACACCTATGCCAAAGGATTTATATAATGAAAAAATAGCCCGGATTCATTACTTCACATTTGCAATTGGTTTTTTATCGCTTATTGCCGG is a genomic window containing:
- a CDS encoding DUF2249 domain-containing protein, coding for MKINEQTRVSDLIKFNEASIDAIASINKHFTKLKNPILRKVLAKRVSIADAAKVGGTTVEDFYKVLRPLGFESEIIDFNKEIKPNTEYKVSDMDINNIDPSKLTELDVRDEIAGGNDPFVIIMDALKKMPEDNTLKLINIFEPIPLINKLNKKGYSTFVDTSVEGMVVTYFHKEQDMEIEEETRFASKDTFEKVKGFYGDKIVEIDVRDLEMPEPMVQTLANAENLKEGYALYVNHKKVPQYLIPELEERGMKFLIYEIEEGNVKLLIFR